AAGGCCAGAGCCTTGAGAattggctatcctgtatatttcaggctatagacaACATTAAGTTGTAGcaaaaacaaagtacaaaggttaaagtaaaagaaacagatctgatATGGAGTCAGTTTTGTTATTCCCTAGTACATGAGCATACTGATTATCAGGTGTTGTAAATATGCAATAGTCAGTGCAACAtgactgcaaaataaaatgacaaatactgcaaaattttcagaatttaatgaAGTTGATGAAAGTGGTATTAGAAACCTGCTTGAATTTTGCAAAGCCGCTGGCCAGGGTGATGCAGCAGCACTGAActagttaataattataaaactctGAACATGGACAATGATGATCCAATAAGTGCTTCAAGGGAGTGAGTTTAGGATCAAAGGATTAGGAAGACCcttaaaatatcaatgaagaCATCATACAGTTTTTGCAAAAAAGGGCATTCTTTATGATTGCAttgcaaaagttaaacataaagggTGCCACATCATACAAGATTGTGAGAAGGATGTTCCTTTCCTCCCAACTCCAACAttgattcattctttgttctaAGAATTAACAGAGATGCAGTTGTAACGTAAATCTTGTGaagtataagagaaaataaatttatttcagtggttctggcttgatttttatgataaaatcccaATCAGACTTTTTCCCCACAATTTACTGTGTAATTTTggacttcattttaattaatttagattCACCTTAAGTGGTTGTTTTCTGAGGTACATGATTGttgatgtagaaaatcccaaagaatttccCCCCAAACTCAGAACTATGAAGTGAGTTCAGTAGGGTTTCAGGGTAtaacataaacatacaaaaatcagttgtatttctttagGCTGTATGCTAGCAGTGAACATGTGGAcaccaaaattagaaatacagggacttccctggtggtgcagtggttaaaaatctgtctgccaatgcaggggacacaggtttgatccctggtctgggaagatcccacatgccatggagcaactcaggtcgtgcaccacaacaactgagcctatgctctagagcccgagagccacaactactgaagcccgtgtgcctagagcccgtgctccacaacaagagaagccaccgcagtgagaagcctgcgcatcgcaatgaagagcagcccatgctcgctgcaactagagaaagcctgcgtgcagcaacaaaggcccaatgcagccaaaaaaacaaaaacaaaaacaaaaacaagaagtacaatacaatttacaattacttaaaaacaaaaagaaagaaaaagaatttaggtgtatatctaacaaaacatgtacaggacttgtatgctggaaactgtaaaacaaggaagacagaaattgaagaggatctgaataaatggaaaaacatactttattcacgaattggaagaatcaatatagtaAGCTAATTTCCCCCAAACTGGTaaatagatttaatgtaattcctatcaaaaattATAACTCTGGCTTTAAAGTTGGACATACAGTAtcctaattattattttcccaaagcaCTATAATTGTAGTATTTCccccaatgaaaaattttaacagctttatggggatataattgatgtataacgaactgtacatatttaaagagtCTCGACACATGTAGACACTGTGACACCATCATctgaatcaagataatgaacatgtcCATCACCCGCAAAGTTTCCTCCTGGTCCTTTGTAATACATCCTACTGTCCTTCTGTGCCTCCCATAAATCCTGCCTCTCtatccctaggcaaccactagtcaGCTTTCAGTCactatagattcatttttttttccctagaattttatataaatggaataatagagtctacacttttttggtctggctactttccatcagcattattattttgagatccatccatgtttttgtgtgtgttaatagtttatttttatcattttttaaaaaaaatttatttattttattattttatttatttattgtttctggctgcatttggtcttcgttgccgcgggcgggcttttctctggttgcggcgagctgaggctactcttcgttgcggtgtgcgggcttcttattgcggtggcttctcttgttgtggagcacgggctctaggtgcgtgggcttcagtagttgtggctctcgggctctagagcgcaggctcagtagttgtggtgcatggacttagttgctccacggcatgtgggatcttcctggaccagggctcgaacccgtgtcccctacattggcaggcggattcttaaccactgcgccaccagggaagcccaatagtttattttttatcattttgtagtattacattatatggatttaccacaatgtgtttatccattcacctgttaatggccatttgggtggttttcagtttggggctattacagataaatatgctgtgaatatttgtgtggacatacgttttcatttctcttgagtaaatacctagaagtggaacgaCTGGAACAAATGGgtaatttcttaactttttaagagactgccaaactattttccaaaatggttatgCTGTTTTACATGACCACTAGCTGGTGTGAGAGGTCCAGTACCTCCACCTCTTGGCCAACACTTGGACTTTTAGTCATTGTAATAGGTGTgttgtgatatctcattatgttttaattattagtcccctaatgattcatgatgagcatttttcatgtgctctgtgtatatcttctttggtgaaatgtttgtttaaatcttttggttctttaaaaattgggtgatttgttttctttttagtgaagatatagatttctgtatgtattctagacacaagtcctttatcaggggtataatttgcaaatactttttctcagtcggtggcttgtcctttcattctgtttaacagtgtttttcaaagtgcagaaactgaattttgatgaaatccagtttatcaattttttctctcatggcttgtgcttttggtgttggcaTCTGAGAAATCTTTGTGTaaaccaaggtcacaaagatttactcttatgtttacttctagaagtttttgtgattctacttttggtttcctctttgatccaaaatttaatttaggagagtattttgaatttttttgttttaaactgttattaattttagacatttttgcgATTGAGGCCTGTGCAGTTTATACTGTAAAGGAGTGAGGCTGATAGGGGTTGAGAGGCAAGGGAGTGTGGATGGTAGAAGGTGGAAGAGGGACAGGAGTGCATAAAGTACAATTTTTGTCTAGATTGCATTTTTGTTCTAATGCTTCCTCTCTTTCTAGATACCAAACTCCTCATGTTTATACTGCACTAAATCTATCTTGTTTTAtccttcctcttttcataagtcctttctctctctctctctctctcacccactcatccatccaatcTGTCAGAAAACCCTATGTGCGCCACCTTCACAGTACATCTAGAATCCATCTGCTTCTCGTCATCTCCCAGTGCCTATCTCTCTGGTCTAAGCCActgtcattttttatcttttattttgcagtaggctcctaactggtctcacAGTTTCGACCTCTGCCCCCTTCAGTGTATTCTCAATGCAgcagagtgattcttttttttttttttaaagacttatttatttattcattttggctgtgttgggtcttctttgctgcgcacgggctttctgtagttgcggcgagagggggctactctcccttgcggtgcagaggcttctcattgcggtggcttctcttgttgtggagcacgggccctaggtgtgagggcttcagtagttgcagcatgcgggctcagtagttgtggcttgcaggctctagagcacaggcttagtagttgtggtgcatgggcttagttgctccgcggcatgtgggatcttccaggaccagggctcgcacccgtgtcccctgcattggcaggcagattctcaaccactgcgccaccagggaagtccccagagtgattcttttagaatgtgtgttaatatcactcctctgctcaaaacactcCAAAGATTTCCCATCTCACTCTGAGTGAAGAGAAAAGTCCTCAGGTGGCCCTGAAGCCCTACATGATCCCTGGGGTCCCAGGTTCCTCTCTTATGCCGTGACTATCTTGCTCATTCTCCTCTAGCCCTGctggcctccttcctgtccctGGGCCATGCCAAactgcccctgcctcagggcctttgcattttcttttgttccctctgcctggaatactcttgcttccttcaggtctcagctcaaatgtgtttttcttagagAGGCCTTGCTTGACTCCTCTCTACATAGTACTAACTGCCTCcctcttactttttttatttctcatgagcACTTACCTGACACATTACgcagcttcttattttttttgtagatctttttacaaaaattttatgttggagtatagttgattaacaatgatgtgttagttacaggtgtacagcagagtgattcacttatacccatacaagtatccattctttttcaaattcttttcccgtttaggttattagagaatactgagccgagttccctgtgctatacactaggttcttgttgattatctattttaaatatagtagacaCAGCTTCTTATTTGTtgactgcctttctttccttgcaGAATATAAGTTCCCAGAGGGAGGGAACtatgctttgttcactgctattcCCATAGTACTGAGAGCAGGGCCCGgcgcatagtagatgctcagtaaccaCCTGCGGAGTGGGTGCATGAGTGTGTCCTGTCTGAAGGCGTAACCTCAGTGAGTGGTTTCCTTAGTCATTTGTAACAGTCTAGAGAGACTTAATAAAATTAAGTCCAGTAAAAgataatagtgtgtgtgtgtggtggagctGGAGATGGGAAAGGGGATGCGGGGTGGTGAGGGAGGTACAGATATTGAATGTTCCACAAAGCCATATATAATgttagaataataatagctaggtGAGAACTGTGTTTGAGAATAAGTAATTTTGGAAGTAAATGAGTCTGGTTCAGTTTATCAgttcactgtagtttttatttattcaacatgaaGAGAAAAACATCACAAAGCAAGTGACCCAAAATAGCACgttttgtgcatttcttcagcCCCTTGGCAGCATCAGGCAGATGTGTTCACTCTGCACTGACTTGTATGTGAATCTCCCGGCTCTTCACCCGCAGCTTGTTGACCTGGGACTCGGCAATGTCAGCCTGTTCCTCGGCCTCCTCCAGCTCGTGCTGGAGCTTGTGGAATTTGGCAAGATTAGCATTGGATTGTTCCTCCTAAGAATAAAGTTGTGAGAGTTAGACTTTGTGGTTCTCATTGCACTTGTCACAAACAGGATTATTTCCTCAACTCAGATATTTCCTCCTTACGGTTTGTTTGTCATATCGGATTTCAAATCCAGACAGAACTTGTAACTTCAGTTACATTTTTTActctaaagaatgaaagaagaaatagttttGAAATGGAAGAGACGAGCTCATTATGTCAAACCCATGTATACGTGAAGTCTAGTTACGATGTATGGACTgagtggaaaggaggaagagacccaCGTGCGCTCGCTCACAGAGGTTAGACAGTAAATGTAAGGTCAAATTCTAACTTTGGGAAAATCCCAGTTGAAGTGTTTTTGCCATATATTTTGACTCTGGTATACAGAGACGCtgcgggtggggggatggggatagGAAGAAAGTATGCCCTTTGTTGGTTGCACTTACTACCATTTGTGCCTCTCCCTTTCGTGTTCCCTTTTCTTACCTCTTACCCACTACATTGTGTCTGGAAGAGTGGGGAACAACCAGGAAAAGTGAAGCTGGAGAATCTCCCAACACATCCTAATTTGCTACAGCGAATGTGCAGGGATAAGTCCCTGCTGATGACAGTGGTAGTGAGGGAAGGAGTCAGCTGGGGTAAAAGATTTCTGTTTGGCTTTTGGGAACAATTGATTTTGTGCATTTCTAGAGGGAGAGGAATATTTATCATGGTGTTAGATTTTCTGCTGGATATTCTTTGCAGCTATCAAGTAAGGTGggttatttggaattttctttttttcccccaacccctacaaattgcttaataataaaaatatctcgtCTTGAGGTCTTATTCTATAATTAGGATTTGGGggtaaattcatatttatatcctctctcttaaaataagaatgacatATTCTTActtggtctctttctttctcattaacaCATTCTCTTAATATACTTTCTACCCCCAACGAagtttccttcttccctcaaGGGCTTAAAGATACTTACAGCCTCCTCAGCTTGTCTCTTGTATGATTTCACCTTTGCCTGTAATTTATCTACCAGGTCTTGCAGCCTGAGAACATTCTTGCGGTCTTCCTCAGTctggaagtttgaaaaaaatggtcTGCATTGAATCCAACAAAATCAACCCACTACAGGTGGTGAAGTAAATCACTTTGATATGATGGCAGGTGGGCCTGGGGTAAATGTGGTCAACTCTGAGGCTTCCTTCATAGTATTAACAGTAGCCACTCTTGTTAAATGTCCACTGTGTGCAGGCACTATATTGGAGAGTTATACACGTCTCTAATCCTTACCTGCCTACTCTGGTGAGtagatgtttttattctattttacaggtgatgaaTTAAGGTTGAGAGTGTTAGGTAACCTATCCgagtttaaaaagtaagaggCCAAACTAGGACTAATACCAGTTTATCTGTCTTTGAAACCTGTATTCTTTCCTCACTTACACGATTTTCTAAAGGCCTTCCTGATTTTCCTAGCTTAGGAAAGGGTCTGTGATAGGTGATTGTGTCATTTGCCCCTTATGTATATCGAGTTAACATGTAGCTATTTGTGAGTACCACATAGTCACCAGGTTTTCAATTTCCCTTTGTGCAGGAAGTCTGGATATTCTAGAAAGCTCTTCCTCTTACCTGGTAGGTGAGTTCCTTTACTCTTCTCTCGTGTTTCCACAAACCTTTAACAGCCTCAGCATTACGTTTCTGCTCACTTTCAACCTCTCCTTCAAGCTCACGTACCTACAATCAAGAAAGATACTTATATAGTCAGTTTTGGGGGATGTTAATTACCTCAGGACCTACTGACGATATTGGGTGGCTGTCCCCAGCCACAGGATAAGGATGGGAGTCAATatacaagaagagagaaggatcGGGGAGTGCCGTTTTCACTTTCCGGAttcagagagattgagagacCCACCCTGGCCTCCAGCTTCTGGATGTGCTTCTTGCCACCCTTCAGGGCCAGCTGCTCAGCCTCGTCCAGGCGGTGCTTCAGGTCCTTCACCGTCTGCTCCAGGTTCTTCTTCATCCGCTCCAGGTGGGCGCTGGTGTCCTGCTCCTTCTCTGTCAGCGCCTCGGCCATCATGGCCGCCTGGTTAAGTTCACAAGAGGCAGCAGTGGGCCACCCACCCCTCCTATGCGGGCACACGGAGGGTGCTGTGAGGCTGGCACTAGGCACGCTGATGCTTTCCTCCTTGCTGCAGCCACCGCTGATGCTGCATGGTTCCCCTCCCACTTTGCCTCTGCTGAGGCTCCGTCTCCTTCCGTCTCTCCGGGAAGCCACCACTGACTGAAtgcaggggtgaggagaggaaacCTACTTGCAGGTCCCAAAGGGGCGGCGTAGAAGCCCCTTTCTTATCTCCAGACAGCATCTCTGATAAGAAAGAATGGAGCGCACATCCGTGACATCCTTCTTGGCCTTCTCCTCTGCATTTTTGGACTCCTGGATAGACTTCTCCACCTCTGCCTGGCATTGGGCTATGTCAGCTTCcagttttttcttggtatttatcagGCACGTGttctacaagaaaaattagataagagGTTCGGGCTACATTTGGACACTTACAACGATTGGAAGGGAGAGGGTTGGGTGGGGAAAGAAGTCAAGCTCGAGAAcgttccatttcttatttttcacacaggtgaaaaaaaattaaaaagactttccTTTTTGATAGACAGATATCCCAAAACAGGCCCGAGAATTGTACATAAAAGAATTGAGTAAATGATAAATGtggacatttaaatatttgaggaaggataaattatttAGTTAAAGGTGCTGGAACAAGGAAATGGTTGACGTaactatgtgaaatgaaaaataattctcatgATCAAAACattgtacagggcttccctggtggcgcagtggttgagagtctgcctgccaatgcaggggacacgggttcgagccctggcctgggaagatcccacatgccgcggagcggctgggcccgtgaaccacaactgctgagcctgcgcgtctggagcctgtgctccgcaacaagagaggccgcgatagtgagaggcccgcgcaccgcgatgaagagtggcccccacttgccgcaactagggaaagacctcgcacagaaacagagacccaacacagccataaataaataaataagtaaataaataagtaaataaatctttaaaaaacaaaacaaaacaaaacaaaaacattgtaCAGAGTTGTTAGGATGATGACAAACGAGGAAACATTTGCAATGTGCATTACTGAAAAAATAGTTCCTTCCTTaatatgtaaaaaagacaaatcattaagaaaaaagggcAAAAGTACAAATAGCTAAGACAcaccagaagaaatacaaatagccaacaaataCGACAAAATGTTccacctcattagtaatcaaagaaataagaatttttaaaatgaggcattttCAACCATAAAATcggtgaagattaaaaaaaataatagctaagcaCTCTCACTTATTTTCCCCATGGGAGTAAAAATTGGGACAACTTTGTTAAAGACCAATTTACAACATATCATAAATGTCTTTGCTGTTTTGACCATGAATATATACTTCCAGGAATTTACTTACTTTTAGGAATATGAAGGAAATAGTAATCATGGATATATGTGAAAATTTAGTTATGAAGAACTTAGTCATACAATCTTCTaatcataaaaatttttattgggaacAGTCTAAAAATATCCAACCGTAgaagactgattaaataaatgtgcCATAATACACAACTAAAATGGACTGCttttctgccattaaaaaactgcatcatagaaaactattttaaaatatagaaatatgttcacaacacgttgttaaatgaaaaaaagttgcaaaaggaTTGATCACGTTTacaaaaaatatcatatttatgtATAGAAACAAGAGCCTAGAATAGGAGATCCCAAAATGCTAACAATATGGTTGGTATTCTTCTAGTTTTTTGGCTAattcaaaaaatagtttttaaagcaaggaattttgggggaattccctggcagtccagtgattagggctTTGTGTTTCCACTGCGCagggcgcgggtttgatctctggttggggaactaagatcctgtatgccatgtggtgtggtccaaaaaaataagaaatgaaacaaggaaTTCTTGAACTTTCctaaaagtaattatttcaaaagacaatCCTAATTTTCTAAGCTTGCAGCTTAAATGTTActgcctctgtgaagccttttccagcccttttATGCAATAATTTGTCATGCCTTGCTCTGATTTCCCCATGATCTTTTATCTTCAGATAAAAGAAAGCTCAGCAATCTGTCCATCTAGAGACCAAGTTATTCCAAGAACTAGGCCTAATGAAAGTTTGTCTTGACCGCTAGCCTGGAAGGAGCGGTGGGAACTCCTCTCCATCAAGCCTGGGTCCTGCCTGCCTCCAGGGTGGACCCAGAGTGGAGTGAGG
The window above is part of the Balaenoptera ricei isolate mBalRic1 unplaced genomic scaffold, mBalRic1.hap2 scaffold_448, whole genome shotgun sequence genome. Proteins encoded here:
- the LOC132358883 gene encoding myosin-8-like → MGMKNLIQEKGSLKREEGKILRVQLELNQLKSELDHKITEKEEEIEQLKRKSQRAAKAMQSVLDAEIWSRNVALRLKKKMERDLSEMEIQLGHSNRQVAETQKHLCSVQSQLKLHLDDALRSSEDLKEQLALVERRNGLSLEEPEERKVALARTERTRKLAEHELLEASDRVQLLHSHNTCLINTKKKLEADIAQCQAEVEKSIQESKNAEEKAKKDVTDAAMMAEALTEKEQDTSAHLERMKKNLEQTVKDLKHRLDEAEQLALKGGKKHIQKLEARVRELEGEVESEQKRNAEAVKGLWKHERRVKELTYQTEEDRKNVLRLQDLVDKLQAKVKSYKRQAEEAEEQSNANLAKFHKLQHELEEAEEQADIAESQVNKLRVKSREIHIQVSAE